The sequence below is a genomic window from Fervidobacterium gondwanense DSM 13020.
AAGGCTCTACCACGGGAAGAAGGGGGACGTTGTTTAATGAAAGATAGTTAGAAGATGTAAAGGCAAATTTCTCGGTCAAGCACCTTTCATTTTTCAAAATATCGTCTGTAACTGCGCGATTGTACCATAATGCTGAGAATATTTCATAGGAGTGTGATAAAATGCCAGTAGGATATAAGAAATGTCCAAGATGTGGTGAAGAATTTAGGGATGATGTCGAAGTTTGTGATAATTGCGGCTGGGTTTTCTACAATAAGTGTTGTCCCAGATGTGGGAAGTATGTCCCAGATAGTGCAAAAGTATGTTTTGATTGCGGTTGGCATTTTTATTGGAATGATCATATAGGAGAGGATAATCAAGTAAGATTTCACAAACACCACAATTACAAGAAAGGAAACGACTATACGCCACCGGAACACGATTATAAAGACGATTATGATGACTGGGACTTTTGGCGCGAAATAGTATCATACTATACTGATTATGAAGACTTACATGACTTAACTCCTCAAGAACTAGGTCAAATCTTGGATGATCTGGGTTATTAGGCGAAAAGAATTTGACACATTCAAGAATTCTTAATAAGGAAGAATAACTTTCATACAATCATTAGCACTAATCGTGTTTTCAGTGGTTAACAGAACGTCAGTAAATAGTTGTGCCCCATTGTTAAGAGATAAATCAGTTTCGAATCTAAGCAAAACACCTCCTTGTTGGTTGTTGGTTTTTGCCATACTTGGGGGTATTATTTTTCTAGTCCAGTGCGACCATGCAAAACAACTCTTGAGACCAACAACCCCCTCAAACTCGCTAAAAATTTGCTTGTTACCGAACCGACGCAGGCGAATTTCAATGATTTATAAAGACAATAAGATAATAAACTCGTAGCAATAGAGATGCTTGCTAATTTGTCTACAAACATTCGACATATAAAAGCGCAAGCACTAATTTGCAAAAGAAAAAATATAATGTTATAATATGTGAGGTGAATACGATATTTTA
It includes:
- a CDS encoding double zinc ribbon domain-containing protein, with translation MPVGYKKCPRCGEEFRDDVEVCDNCGWVFYNKCCPRCGKYVPDSAKVCFDCGWHFYWNDHIGEDNQVRFHKHHNYKKGNDYTPPEHDYKDDYDDWDFWREIVSYYTDYEDLHDLTPQELGQILDDLGY